GAAGTACAGGGCGCTTGTTGGGGTTGCTTCGCAAAGAAAGCAACCCCGTCCGGGTGCTGAATCACGAAGGCGTAATTCGCCTGCAGCTTCCGGACTGTGCAGCAGTTACGGCAACAACCTCACGGGAGGCCAAGCCGGCGATTGGAAGACTGGTAGAGAGCCTGACAACGTACGGGGACGCCGGTGGACTCGTCCCGGAACTGTACGTTCTCCTCTCTGCCAAGATCATCGACATGACTGGTCTGGTGCAGGAATCGCATATCACCGCGGTACTGGAAATCGAGCTCCAGGGCATACCCCCGCAAGAGCCGGTGGCCATCATAGCCGCACGAAGGAGATAACCGCCATGAGCACACCCGTTGCCTTTGGCCCCGACACAAGGCACACGTCGGTGCCCCCCATGCTGGATGGCGGGCGCATCTTGCCTTTGGACGCGCTCCGCGGTCTTGCTATTTTGCTCATGGTGTTGTCCGGAGTTATCCCGTACGGCGTGCTGCCGGCTTGGATGTACCACGCACAACTCCCGCCTCCCTCCCACACTTTTGACCCCACCCGCGCGGGCTTGACGTGGGTGGACCTCGTGTTCCCGCTTTTTCTTTTTTCCATGGGAGCGGCCATCCCCCTGGCCTTGACGCGTCGCTTAGCAAAGAGGCCGCCGCTGTTAAAGGTGCTACTTGGCATAGCGGAACGTGGCTTTTTGTTGGCGTTTTTCGCCATCTTCCTTCGGCACGTCCGCCCCCATGTCCTGAACCCCCGTCCGACCGCCGGTACGTGGGGCATTGCCCTCGCGGGATTTGGGGTTATGTTCCTTCTTTTCACAAGACTTCCGGCGCGCTGGTCGTGGTGGCAGAAGCGCCTTGTCAGAGGCTTGGGCTGGTCAGCTGCGGTGGCACTCTTGGCCACGCTCCGTTACCCGGATGGGAGTGGGTTCTCTCTTCAGCGCAGCGACATCATTCTCCTTGTCCTTGCCAATGTGGCGGTGTCGGGCTCGCTTATCTGGTTGCTCACGCGCAATCATCTCCTTCTCCGGCTGGGGGTCCTTGGCGTCCTGCTGGCCCTCCGTCTGGCCTCGGCAGAGCCTGGATGGGTCAAGTGGTTATGGCAGGCAACACCAGCACCCTGGCTCTACAAGCTGTACTACCATCAGTACCTTTTTGTCGTTATTCCAGGCACAATAGCCGGCGACCTATGTGTCCGATGGGCAGAAGGGTTGCAGAAGGGGTCCGCCCGCGACGGCACGTGGGGAATCCCCCGCAGCGCTGGTCTGGTGGGAACAGCCCTCGGCCTGGTCGTTGTGGCACTGGTGGGGCTACAGGCCCGGTGGCTCTGGCAAACGACCCTCCTCAGTCTTGCGCTGTCCGGTGGAGCTCTCCATCTAAGCCGAAGGGCTTCTTCCGAGCATGAAGTGCTCGTCAAGCGGCTTCTCCTATGGGGAACCTACTGGTTGGTCCTTGGGCTGGTGTTCGAGCCGTATGAAGGAGGAATAAAGAAGGACCACTCCACGCTCAGCTACTACTTTCTCACCACAGGGCTGGCCTCCTTCTTGTTGACCGTCTTTATTGTCATCATTCACATGTGGCGCGGACGGCGCCTGGTCCAACTGCTTGTGGAAAACGGCCAAAACCCCATGCTCGCCTATGTGGGCGTAGCAAACGCAATCTGGCCGGTTTTTGGTCTCACAAGGGTCGATAGGCTTCTTACGGCCATTACGACCTCTCCCTGGCTAGGCTTTCTCCGGGGAGTGGGGTACACGCTCCTGCTGGCGCTCATGGTCGGCTGGTTGACCAGGCGACGTGTGTTCTGGCGCACATGAGGCGACGATGCGGAAAACTCTGACTTGTTTGTTGGTGCTTCTGCTTCCACTGATTGCCGCCACCCAAACGTTGCGGGAATTGCGGGCAGTCAAGCTCACCAATGTGGATAGCTACGTGCTGTTTGACGATGCGGAGATTGCCCGCGCCATGGACTTTCTGGCCACCCACGGTTTCAACGCAGTCCTGCCCGTAGTGTGGAATGGACATGGGGTGGATGGCGTCTATACGCTTTATCCCAGTCGAGTCATGGAGAGGGTCTTTGGCAGGCCCATGTATCCGCTCTTTTCGCCAGGCCGTGATCCCTTGGAGCGGGTGGTGATTGAGGCTCATCGAAACGGTATGGAGGTCTACCCGTGGTTCGAGATGGGCTTTTCCTGCTCCTACTCTCAGGCCGGGGGGTACATCCTGCGCGCGTTCCCAGAATGGGCCCTGCGAGACAACACCGGGGCGCTGGTAGTGAAAAACGGCTTCGACTGGATGTCGGGCATCAACCCTGAAGTGCAGGCTCTGCTTCTCTCCTTAGTAACCGAAATTGTAGACCGCTACGATGTAGACGGGGTCGAGTTTTCTGACCGAATCCCCGCCATGCCAGTTGAAGGAGGATATGACAGGGTCACTGCCCAGTTGTATGCACAGGAGCACGGAGGGAGCGCCCCGCCCTCGAACTGTCGCGAACCAGAATGGATGCGGTGGCGGGCGCAAAAGCTGACGGAATTCTACCGTGCCGTGCGCGACTCGGTAAAACGCCGGGGCCTGCATCTTATTGTCTCTTCAAGCCCTAGTGCGTACCCATGGGCGTACCAGGAATACCTGCAGGACCCGCCCACATGGCTCAACACCGGCATCATCGACAATGTCATTCCCCAGCTATACCGCTACACTTTTGCTGATTACCTGTATGAGCTGAACAGCGCTCTCAGCTACGTGCCTGCGGCAATGAGAGATCGCTTTTTCTCTGGGATCCTGATCTATCTGCGGGGAGAAAACTATCTGATCACCCCCGGATACTTGCTGCAAGCCATCAAGGCGAATCGGGCAGCGGGTGTGCG
The candidate division KSB1 bacterium DNA segment above includes these coding regions:
- a CDS encoding family 10 glycosylhydrolase, producing MRKTLTCLLVLLLPLIAATQTLRELRAVKLTNVDSYVLFDDAEIARAMDFLATHGFNAVLPVVWNGHGVDGVYTLYPSRVMERVFGRPMYPLFSPGRDPLERVVIEAHRNGMEVYPWFEMGFSCSYSQAGGYILRAFPEWALRDNTGALVVKNGFDWMSGINPEVQALLLSLVTEIVDRYDVDGVEFSDRIPAMPVEGGYDRVTAQLYAQEHGGSAPPSNCREPEWMRWRAQKLTEFYRAVRDSVKRRGLHLIVSSSPSAYPWAYQEYLQDPPTWLNTGIIDNVIPQLYRYTFADYLYELNSALSYVPAAMRDRFFSGILIYLRGENYLITPGYLLQAIKANRAAGVRGEALFFYEGLRQSNGLLADTLRSTVYCDAAQPPRGEEGVWRPPALIVHEDGTTATRIGTWEPTSAPGFRGKALFHRDTSYAAVEYEFDVPVSAWYHVFAFIITGTLTTDRARFTVYSAHDTSTHLLSQRGYLNAGWRRLSSAYLSAGRHTVVKIDNHDVLPGDILVADATMIMVDRTRSPEAVFTAVSSSSPQASAPPRALHLRAYPNPVHESATLFLLLHQASETDVKVYDLLGRCVLEMPPAYLPSGQHTLRVRMDDLPSGLYFCRVRTVNGGGIAKILLAK
- a CDS encoding DUF5009 domain-containing protein encodes the protein MSTPVAFGPDTRHTSVPPMLDGGRILPLDALRGLAILLMVLSGVIPYGVLPAWMYHAQLPPPSHTFDPTRAGLTWVDLVFPLFLFSMGAAIPLALTRRLAKRPPLLKVLLGIAERGFLLAFFAIFLRHVRPHVLNPRPTAGTWGIALAGFGVMFLLFTRLPARWSWWQKRLVRGLGWSAAVALLATLRYPDGSGFSLQRSDIILLVLANVAVSGSLIWLLTRNHLLLRLGVLGVLLALRLASAEPGWVKWLWQATPAPWLYKLYYHQYLFVVIPGTIAGDLCVRWAEGLQKGSARDGTWGIPRSAGLVGTALGLVVVALVGLQARWLWQTTLLSLALSGGALHLSRRASSEHEVLVKRLLLWGTYWLVLGLVFEPYEGGIKKDHSTLSYYFLTTGLASFLLTVFIVIIHMWRGRRLVQLLVENGQNPMLAYVGVANAIWPVFGLTRVDRLLTAITTSPWLGFLRGVGYTLLLALMVGWLTRRRVFWRT